A region of the Amycolatopsis sp. cg13 genome:
TTTCCTGCGGTTCGCTGAACGGATTGAAATTCATCGAAAGCGTGCCGAAGGAAGTGAACAGCAACGGCGCGGTTTCGCCGACCACTCGGGCGATGCCGAGAATGATCGCGGTGCTCACGCCGGTGCGCGCGGTCGGCAGCACGACTGACCAGACCGTGCGCGCGCGGCTCGCGCCGAGGGCGAGTGATGCCTCGCGCAGGCCGTCTGGCACCAGGCGAAGCACGACGTCGACGGTGCGGGTGACGGTCGGCAGCATGATCATTGTCAACGCGAGCGTCGCCATGAATCCGGAGAAGCCGAGTTGTGCGGGCGGCAGGATCAGTGCCGCGTAAACGAAAAGACCGGCGACCACTGATGGCAGACCGCTCATGGCGTCCACGAAAATCCGCACCGGGCGGCGGAAACGGGACCGAGTTTCGTTGAGGAACACCGCCGTGAGCACGCCGAGCGGAACGACGAACACGAGCGCGAGCGCCGTTTGTTCCAGCGTCCCGACGATCGCGTGCAGACCACCGGTCGCCGTCGCCGGATCAGTCGGCGCGACGGCCGACATGTCGTGCCCGAAGAATGCCAGCCGGAGGCTGGGCACGCCCTTGAGGACGATGTAGCCGAGCAGGAACAGCAACGGGATCAGCAGGCCGACCGCGCCGCTCACCACGACCGCGGACACCAGCTTGTCGACCGCCGCGAGCCGCCCGAGCCGGTCGCGAGTGACGAGGTAGAGCATCCCCAGGTACAGCAGATACGCCACGACCAGATCGGCGAGCCAGCCCGGCGACACCAGCAGCTGGTGCATCACGAACCAGGTCAGCAGAGTCGCTGACACGGCGCAGCCGAGCGCCACGAGCCGGTCCTGCGGCGTGGTCGCAGACGTCCGACGGCGCACCGGAATCGGACGCACTTGTTCGGGACGGATTTCGGTGGCGGTCACGCGTCGACCCCCGCTCCGGAACGGCTGCGGGAAATGATCACCGACGCGGTGAAGTTCGTCGCCAGCGTAAAGGCGAACAACACCAGCCCGGCCGCCATCAACCCGCTCAACGCAGGCCCGGATTGTCCCGCGTTGTTAGCGACGAAGCCCGAAATAGTCGCGCCGCCGAA
Encoded here:
- the pstA gene encoding phosphate ABC transporter permease PstA, with the protein product MTATEIRPEQVRPIPVRRRTSATTPQDRLVALGCAVSATLLTWFVMHQLLVSPGWLADLVVAYLLYLGMLYLVTRDRLGRLAAVDKLVSAVVVSGAVGLLIPLLFLLGYIVLKGVPSLRLAFFGHDMSAVAPTDPATATGGLHAIVGTLEQTALALVFVVPLGVLTAVFLNETRSRFRRPVRIFVDAMSGLPSVVAGLFVYAALILPPAQLGFSGFMATLALTMIMLPTVTRTVDVVLRLVPDGLREASLALGASRARTVWSVVLPTARTGVSTAIILGIARVVGETAPLLFTSFGTLSMNFNPFSEPQESLPRFVYRYIKEPLASAQERGYIGALVLILLIFALFALTRLIGRKRWSARRTKTRSAR